The Arachis duranensis cultivar V14167 chromosome 2, aradu.V14167.gnm2.J7QH, whole genome shotgun sequence genome has a window encoding:
- the LOC107474251 gene encoding uncharacterized protein LOC107474251: MPPDMFNEWVQLHIFYEGLSYESKKVVDHLSGGFLNKKKTIEEAIDVIETVADNEYFYACERSNNRGVMELNNVDAILAQNKMITKQLTELTKQMEKNQAAAIHTQPSPQSEQAHDPYSKTYNPGWKNHPNFGWENQQNQGQNHKSHNPNQYTYQKSNPRSYQHPHNNSAQPPYQAQANQPQHSTTNPPSEDKLSRIEAMLTNLCKEVQDNRNFKEEVRDSMQSRGEIIKKLESQVGHLSQQIPKSTDSFPNDTEKNPRGEMKKVSWEECKAVTLANEEILEENTSKPTEHSQRSFHGNLEEKEQGNGPVQGKEPKRKEILKPYVPKAPFPQRLRGGEKEKSYSRFLDMFASFSVNIPFIKTLQQMPTYIKCMKELLTKKRTLKARQTVIMNKECSALIKKDLPLKEKYPQSFHIPCAIGDTRIDRGFCDLGASINVMPLSLMKRLQINELKSTDVVIQLVDKTQKQAKGVVENESYHHPIILGRPFLANARALIDVEQGKLILRIHYEHLTFHVFKPTPESEPKPKEPKDDHSKMSLEESNSEPEVEPLKQSLVNKQEFQEIQQPRELKKEMKPRESERAANKDPPNTRTTGAVLEEEKRVVKKLPRGWKNQKIPIDNFFPGDKVILNHHPPIPPHLPTIPSQLPQVFTIRRVLSLEPVKIIKESSGDSFTVRGEDLRHYNSS, encoded by the exons ATGCCCCCtgatatgtttaatgagtgggtgcaACTGCACATCTTTTATGAAGGGCTGTCTTATGAATCAAAGAAAGTTGTAGACCACTTATCTGGAGGTTTCCTTAACAAGAAGAAGACTATTGAAGAAGCCATTGATGTCATAGAAACAGTGGCTGACAATGAGTATTTCTATGCCTGTGAGAGGAGCAACAACAGAGGAGTCATGGAGTTGAACAACGTGGATGCAATTCTAGcccaaaataagatgatcactaAGCAACTAACTGAGTTGACCAAGCAAATGGAGAAGAATCAGGCTGCAGCTATCCACACTCAACCATCCCCTCAATCAGA GCAAGCTCATGACCCATATTCAAAGACCTATAACCctggttggaagaaccacccaaactttgggtgggaaaACCAACAAAACCAAGGCCAAAACCACAAATCTCATAATCCCAACCAGTACACCTACCAAAAATCCAATCCAAGATCATATCAACATCCACACAACAATTCTGCTCAGCCACCATATCAAGCCCAAGCCAACCAACCTCAACACTCAACTACCAATCCACCATCAGAGGATAAACTATCCAGGATTGAAGCTATGCTCACTAATCTTTGCAAGGAAGTCCAGGACAACAGGAATTTCAAGGAAGAAGTAAGAGATAGTATGCAAAGTCGAGGAGAGATTATTAAGAAGCTTGAATCTCAAGTAGGACATCTCTCACAGCAGATTCCTAAGTCCACTGATAGCTTCCCCAATGACACTGAAAAAAATCCAAGAGGGGAAATGAAGAAGGTGAGCTGGGAAGAATGTAAGGCAGTTACTCTTGCGAATGAAGAAATCTTGGAAGAAAATACCAGCAAGCCAACAGAGCACAGCCAAAGAAGTTTCCATGGAAATTTAGAGgaaaaagaacaaggaaatggACCTGTACAAGGGAAAGAACCAAAAAGGAAGGAAATTCTAAAACCGTACGTGCCAAAGGCACCATTTCCCCAGAGACTCAGGGGAGGTGAGAAAGAGAAGTCATACTCAAGATTCTTAGACATGTTTGCATCCTTCAGTGTCAACATACCCTTCATCAAAACTCTCCAACAGATGCCTACCTACATCAAGTGCATGAAAGAGTTGCTGACCAAGAAAAGAACCTTGAAAGCGAGACAAACAGTGATAATgaacaaggaatgtagtgccctCATCAAAAAGGATTTACCTCTGAAGGAAAAATATCCGCAGAGCTTTCATATCCCCTGTGCCATAGGAGATACAAGGATTGATAGAGGATTCTGTGATCTAGGAGCCAGCATAAATGTGATGCCTCTGTCTCTCATGAAGAGGTTGCAAATCAATGAACTGAAATCCACAGATGTAGTCATCCAATTGGTCGATAAGACTCAGAAGCAAGCTAAAGGAGTAGTCGAGAAT GAAAGTTACCACCATCCAATCATTttgggaagaccatttctagccaatgctagagcactcatagatgtggaaCAAGGAAAGTTAATACTGAGAATACATTATGAACATCTCACTTTCCATGTTTTCAAACCTACACCTGAATCTGAGCCAAAACCTAAGGAGCCGAAGGATGATCACAGCAAAATGTCCCTTGAAGAAAGCAACAGTGAACCGGAAGTAGAGCCCCTGAAACAATCTTTGGTGAACAAGCAAGAATTTCAAGAGATACAACAACCAAGGGAGCTTAAGAAAGAGATGAAGCCACGAGAATCAGAAAGAGCAGCTAACAAGGACCCCCCTAACACAAGAACCACTGGAGCAGTActggaagaagagaaaagagttgTGAAGAAATTGCCAAGGGGATGGAAAAACCAGAAGATTCCTATAGACAATTTTTTCCCTGGAGACAAGGTGATATTAAACCACCATCCACCAATCCCACCCCATCTTCCAACCATTCCATCTCAATTACCGCAAGTTTTCACAATCAGAAGGGTCCTTTCCTTAGAACCTGTGAAAATCATCAAGGAATCAAGTGGAGACAGCTTCACTGTAAGGGGAGAAGACCTAAGGCACTACAATTCATCCTGA